A genomic window from Cotesia glomerata isolate CgM1 linkage group LG7, MPM_Cglom_v2.3, whole genome shotgun sequence includes:
- the LOC123269228 gene encoding histone H3-like, with product MARTKQTARKSTGGKAPRKQLATKAARKSAPATGGVKKPHRYRPGTVALREIRRYQKSTELLIRKLPFQRLVREIAQDFKTDLRFQSSAVMALQEASEAYLVGLFEDTNLCAIHSKRVTIMPKDIQLARRIRGERA from the coding sequence ATGGCCAGAACTAAACAAACTGCCCGTAAATCCACTGGGGGTAAAGCTCCTCGCAAACAACTTGCTACGAAAGCTGCTCGAAAGAGCGCACCAGCTACTGGAGGAGTTAAGAAACCCCATCGTTACCGTCCTGGAACCGTCGCTCTGCGTGAAATCCGTCGTTATCAGAAAAGTACGGAGCTGCTAATCCGTAAATTGCCTTTCCAACGCCTCGTCCGTGAAATCGCCCAGGACTTCAAGACTGACCTGCGATTCCAGAGCTCTGCTGTAATGGCCCTCCAGGAAGCCAGCGAGGCCTACCTCGTCGGTCTTTTTGAAGACACTAACCTCTGTGCCATCCACTCTAAAAGGGTGACAATCATGCCCAAGGACATCCAGTTGGCTCGTCGTATCCGAGGAGAACGTGCTTAA
- the LOC123269235 gene encoding histone H2A-like: MSGRGKGGKVKGKSKTRSNRAGLQFSVGRIHRMLRKGNYAERVGADAPVYLAAVMEYLAAEVLELAGNAARDNKKARIIPRHLQLAIRNDEELNKLLSGVTIAQGDVLPNIQAVLLPKKTEKSSS, encoded by the coding sequence ATGTCTGGTCGTGGTAAAGGAGGTAAAGTAAAGGGAAAGTCAAAGACCCGCTCAAACCGTGCTGGTCTCCAATTTTCAGTGGGTCGTATCCATCGTATGTTGCGTAAAGGAAACTACGCTGAACGTGTTGGTGCTGATGCTCCAGTTTACCTTGCTGCAGTCATGGAATACTTGGCGGCTGAAGTTTTGGAGTTGGCTGGAAACGCTGCTCGAGACAACAAGAAAGCCAGAATTATCCCCCGTCATCTTCAGTTGGCCATCCGTAACGACGAAGAGTTAAACAAACTTCTGTCTGGAGTCACCATCGCTCAAGGAGATGTCTTGCCCAACATTCAGGCCGTCCTTCTCCCCAAGAAGACTGAAAAAAGCAGCTCTTAA
- the LOC123269240 gene encoding histone H2B-like — protein sequence MPPKTSGKAVKKSGKAQKNITKSDKKSRKKKRKESYAIYIYKVLKQVHPDTGVSSKAMSIMNSFVNDIFERIAAESSRLAHYNKRSTITSREIQTAVRLLLPGELAKHAVSEGTKAVTKYTSSK from the coding sequence ATGCCGCCCAAGACTAGTGGTAAAGCTGTGAAGAAATCTGGCAAAGCTCAGAAGAACATTACTAAGTCTGACAAGAAGAGCCGCAAGAAGAAGAGGAAGGAAAGTTACGCTATCTACATTTACAAGGTTCTGAAACAGGTCCACCCTGACACCGGTGTTTCCTCCAAGGCCATGAGCATCATGAACAGCTTCGTCAACGATATCTTCGAACGTATTGCTGCTGAATCTTCCAGACTCGCTCACTACAACAAGCGTTCCACCATCACTTCACGGGAAATTCAAACAGCTGTCCGTCTTCTGTTACCCGGTGAGTTGGCCAAACACGCCGTCAGTGAAGGAACTAAAGCCGTTACTAAGTACACCAGCTCTAAGTAA